A region from the Deltaproteobacteria bacterium genome encodes:
- a CDS encoding metallo-dependent hydrolase, whose translation MKPLDLLIKNGTLVDPARKLKLKGDVGIRDGEIVESRTSELQAAYMIDAEGCLVLPGLIDFHAHVFSPGTEFGLRADSAFLPQGVTTVVDAGSAGFGNYESFVRTAVAFNQMRIFSLVNVSVTGQMTLRFDENVHPRYFDLKALKTLFAGYPGQLIGLKIRQGKDIVRDLGLEPLQATLKMAEEIGCPVVVHVSDPPCPQGEIAALLRRGDVFCHVFHGRGPTIIDPDGRVSPEIKAARNRGVLFDAANGKLNFSLAVARAAIEEGFLPDMISTDLTTLTLYSDYAFGLPYVMSKYLGLGLDLMDVVAACTATPAAFLGKEGNIGTLAPGALADIAIFRLSKRKTQFIDHRGEGFPGEVLLIPQMTVLGGRIVYRQIDFGT comes from the coding sequence TTGAAACCTCTCGACCTGCTCATTAAGAACGGAACCCTCGTCGACCCGGCCCGCAAACTTAAGCTGAAAGGGGATGTGGGCATACGGGACGGAGAAATCGTGGAGAGCCGGACCTCTGAACTTCAGGCCGCTTATATGATCGACGCGGAGGGGTGTCTGGTCCTGCCGGGTTTAATCGACTTCCATGCCCATGTCTTTTCGCCGGGAACCGAATTCGGCCTTCGGGCCGATTCCGCCTTCTTACCCCAGGGGGTGACGACCGTGGTCGATGCCGGCAGCGCCGGTTTTGGAAACTACGAAAGCTTTGTCCGAACCGCTGTGGCCTTTAACCAGATGCGCATCTTCAGCCTGGTCAACGTTTCGGTGACCGGCCAAATGACGCTGCGCTTCGACGAAAATGTCCATCCCCGATATTTTGACCTTAAAGCCCTGAAAACCTTGTTTGCCGGATATCCCGGCCAATTAATCGGCTTGAAAATCCGCCAGGGTAAAGATATTGTTAGGGATCTGGGATTGGAACCCTTACAGGCCACCTTGAAGATGGCCGAAGAGATCGGTTGTCCGGTGGTGGTCCATGTGAGCGACCCTCCTTGTCCCCAGGGGGAGATAGCCGCCTTACTGCGCCGGGGGGATGTTTTCTGCCATGTCTTCCACGGACGGGGGCCGACTATTATCGATCCGGATGGTCGGGTTTCGCCTGAAATCAAGGCCGCCAGAAATCGGGGGGTCCTCTTTGACGCAGCCAATGGCAAGCTGAATTTTTCTTTGGCCGTGGCCCGGGCGGCCATCGAAGAGGGATTCCTTCCCGATATGATCAGCACCGATTTGACGACCCTGACCCTTTATTCGGATTACGCCTTCGGACTACCCTATGTGATGTCCAAGTATCTCGGCCTTGGCCTCGATCTTATGGATGTGGTGGCGGCCTGCACGGCAACACCGGCTGCCTTCTTGGGAAAAGAGGGGAATATAGGGACCCTGGCCCCGGGGGCCTTAGCGGATATTGCAATTTTCAGATTAAGTAAACGGAAAACGCAGTTCATCGATCACCGCGGGGAAGGATTCCCCGGTGAGGTTTTGCTGATTCCCCAGATGACAGTTCTGGGTGGGCGGATTGTGTACCGCCAAATTGATTTTGGGACTTAA
- a CDS encoding DctP family TRAP transporter solute-binding subunit: MKRIFVISLALLTLFVLAGPASAQYKATMKLATITPSDHPTTVGGQKFADLIKERTNGRIVIKVYPAMQLGKGAREIFEGVQQGSIELLVTASGPMGGFVPSINITSLPFLFRDYHHADVVLDGPIGRKLLDDFEKANVKGLSFCETGFRNLTNSKHPVKNIEDAKGLKIRVMENKIDLEAWKAAGVNPTPMAWGEVFTALQQKVIDGQENPIAVIHSTKLWDAGQKYFSLTAHSYSPAPLIMCKKTFESMPKEDQNLFLKTALDAAKYQRKYQRDTEEAKLKEIAAKGVTVTRDVDREAFRKAMAPVYDKFSSQFPKADIDAIRNTK, from the coding sequence ATGAAAAGAATTTTTGTGATCAGTCTTGCCCTATTAACACTGTTCGTGCTGGCCGGCCCGGCCTCGGCCCAGTACAAGGCCACTATGAAACTCGCCACCATAACCCCTTCGGACCACCCCACCACCGTGGGAGGACAGAAGTTCGCCGACCTGATCAAGGAGAGAACCAACGGGCGCATTGTCATCAAGGTTTATCCGGCCATGCAATTAGGCAAAGGCGCCCGGGAAATATTCGAGGGTGTCCAGCAGGGATCGATTGAGTTACTGGTAACGGCCAGCGGGCCCATGGGTGGATTCGTCCCGTCCATAAACATTACCTCCTTGCCCTTTCTTTTTCGGGATTACCATCACGCGGACGTGGTCCTGGACGGCCCTATCGGCCGCAAGCTGTTAGACGACTTTGAAAAGGCCAATGTCAAGGGCCTGTCCTTTTGTGAAACCGGATTCCGAAACCTGACCAATTCCAAGCACCCGGTTAAAAATATCGAAGACGCCAAAGGACTCAAGATAAGGGTTATGGAAAACAAGATCGATCTGGAGGCCTGGAAGGCTGCAGGGGTAAACCCGACACCCATGGCTTGGGGCGAAGTCTTCACCGCCCTGCAGCAGAAGGTCATCGACGGCCAGGAAAACCCCATCGCGGTTATTCACAGTACTAAATTGTGGGACGCCGGTCAGAAGTATTTTTCCCTCACCGCCCACTCCTATTCCCCGGCTCCACTCATCATGTGCAAAAAAACCTTTGAGTCCATGCCCAAGGAGGACCAGAATCTGTTCCTGAAGACCGCCCTGGACGCGGCCAAGTATCAACGGAAATATCAACGCGATACCGAAGAGGCCAAGCTCAAGGAAATAGCCGCCAAAGGGGTCACCGTAACGCGTGACGTGGACCGGGAGGCCTTCCGGAAGGCCATGGCCCCGGTCTATGATAAGTTCAGCAGCCAATTTCCCAAGGCCGATATCGACGCCATCAGAAACACTAAATAG
- a CDS encoding TRAP transporter small permease — MHALKGFNDFLLRIGSWGTILFMALLAIVIPYEVIGRYVFQKMSTWSGEVSTYSLVWASMLGGAVGLKKGYQVKMTTVVEALPPVVAKVLMVVAYCFTLFFFGIMFYYGLYQTIYNARQLSPAIELVMSIPYAALPAGFLLMFFFTLEEFLLFLGLGAEGEGR, encoded by the coding sequence GTGCATGCACTGAAAGGGTTCAACGATTTCCTGTTAAGGATCGGAAGCTGGGGGACGATCCTCTTTATGGCCCTTCTGGCCATCGTCATCCCTTATGAGGTAATCGGGCGCTATGTGTTTCAGAAGATGAGCACCTGGTCGGGCGAGGTGTCTACCTATTCCCTGGTATGGGCCTCCATGCTCGGAGGGGCGGTGGGTCTGAAGAAGGGTTACCAGGTCAAGATGACCACTGTGGTGGAGGCCTTGCCACCCGTTGTGGCCAAGGTTTTGATGGTGGTGGCCTATTGTTTTACCCTGTTTTTTTTCGGGATCATGTTTTATTACGGGCTCTACCAGACCATCTATAATGCCAGGCAGCTTTCTCCGGCCATCGAGCTGGTGATGAGTATACCTTATGCGGCGCTCCCGGCCGGCTTCCTGCTTATGTTCTTTTTCACCCTGGAGGAATTTCTGTTATTCCTCGGCCTGGGTGCGGAAGGAGAAGGCCGATGA
- a CDS encoding TRAP transporter large permease, whose product MILFVSVFVILLCISAPITVALGGCALVYALIGGTVSITTLIQNIFGGLATFPLLAVPLFMLAGNLMKEGGLTPDLVNFARLLLGHIRGGLGLATVLACAIFAAISGAAVATAVAIGVVMIPAMKNAGYDDSVAAGLTCTAACLGPIIPPSIVLIVYGVIANVSIAELFLAGVFPGLLLAAALMVYIYFVAKRNNYPRDPKKSLKEILVGGFKALPALFMPVLIMGGILSGMFTPTEAAGVSVVYAVIMGAFYYRQLTFKSLPKVLLASGLESGMVMLLISISEPFAWFVAVDQIPQLLIQWISTVTTSPYMVLLMTNIFLILLGIPLEVGPALVIVTPVLAPIAAMVGIDPVHMGIVICLNLVLGLITPPVGAVLFAVCGMANMSLERLSKGVWPPFLVALVVLGIITYWPWLSTFLPRVLLGH is encoded by the coding sequence ATGATCCTATTCGTCTCCGTATTTGTTATTCTGTTATGTATCTCCGCACCCATTACGGTGGCTCTGGGCGGTTGCGCCCTGGTTTATGCCCTGATCGGCGGCACCGTCTCGATCACCACGCTTATTCAAAACATCTTCGGAGGGCTGGCCACCTTTCCCCTTCTGGCCGTCCCGCTGTTCATGCTGGCCGGAAACCTCATGAAGGAGGGAGGGCTGACCCCGGACCTGGTAAACTTCGCCCGTTTGCTGCTCGGGCATATTCGCGGGGGACTGGGACTGGCTACGGTTCTGGCTTGTGCCATCTTTGCGGCCATTTCCGGGGCGGCCGTGGCCACGGCCGTAGCCATCGGCGTGGTCATGATCCCGGCCATGAAGAACGCCGGGTATGATGATAGCGTAGCGGCCGGTCTGACCTGCACTGCGGCCTGCCTGGGACCCATCATCCCGCCCAGCATCGTTTTAATCGTCTATGGGGTCATTGCCAATGTTTCCATTGCCGAGCTCTTCCTGGCCGGTGTTTTCCCCGGCCTCCTGCTGGCCGCCGCCTTGATGGTCTATATCTATTTTGTTGCTAAAAGGAATAACTACCCCCGGGATCCGAAAAAATCGCTGAAGGAAATTTTAGTGGGGGGATTCAAGGCCCTGCCGGCCCTGTTCATGCCGGTGCTGATTATGGGCGGCATCCTGAGCGGCATGTTTACCCCGACTGAGGCGGCCGGTGTCTCCGTAGTCTATGCGGTCATCATGGGGGCCTTTTACTATCGCCAACTGACCTTTAAAAGCCTGCCCAAGGTGCTTTTGGCCTCCGGCCTGGAATCGGGTATGGTGATGCTGCTTATCTCCATTTCTGAACCTTTCGCCTGGTTTGTGGCAGTGGACCAGATTCCCCAGTTGCTGATCCAGTGGATTTCGACGGTGACCACCTCGCCTTATATGGTCCTGCTGATGACGAATATCTTTCTTATTCTGTTGGGTATCCCCCTGGAGGTCGGTCCGGCCCTGGTCATTGTGACTCCGGTACTGGCCCCGATTGCCGCCATGGTGGGGATTGATCCGGTCCACATGGGCATCGTCATCTGCCTGAACCTCGTTTTAGGCCTGATCACGCCGCCGGTCGGAGCGGTCCTGTTTGCGGTTTGCGGCATGGCCAACATGTCCCTGGAGCGCCTGAGCAAAGGGGTCTGGCCGCCATTTCTGGTGGCTCTGGTGGTTTTGGGCATCATAACTTATTGGCCCTGGTTGAGTACCTTTCTGCCCAGGGTGCTGTTGGGGCATTGA